Proteins co-encoded in one Halococcoides cellulosivorans genomic window:
- a CDS encoding glycoside hydrolase family 3 N-terminal domain-containing protein, translating into MTDRSGDDGPQSVTRRRVLGTLAAIAAGSSGLAAGATQVSGLVDKMSIDQKVHMVHGHDKRDATGWIAPLHDLGIPGIRMFDGPVGVRTESETPMTAFPASIAAAASFDPELMERQGRAMGREAKAVDAHQLLGPALNIQRVPVCGRNFEYYSEDPLLTAAMAAASTRGIQSEDVVATPKHFAANTQETRRKYVSSEVSERALREIYLPGYRATVEAGALSMMSAYNRVNGTYCTEHEVLLSDVLKDEWGFEGFVVSDWGAMGSTVDSALAGQDVEMWEDEYYGADLRRAVENGEVPESQLDEMVTRVLTAFAETGHLDGSIGPGERNTTAHRDLAREIAEEGATLLKNDGALPIDPDAVDRIGVVGRAIDDALVGGGGAAEVTPADTVSPLEGIQEFVDGRAEIRTGRDPSSAARVASEADVTLAFGQVYSSEFEDRSDMHLERRDDELIQQAASSGPTVAVVHIPGPIVMPWVDDVDGVLSMWYPGMEDGTATANVVFGDCDPGGKLPTTFGQSFDDYPVSEQRQYPGENDRVHFDEGVFVGYRHFDAAGVDPLYPFGHGLSYTEFAIEVVDAPAGYDPTTEDRATVSVEVTNTGSVAGSEVVQVYVEERDPAVERPPKELSGFQKVRLDPGTATTVEIDLDRSAFAYFDPDARAWAVDDGQFRIHVGASSRDVRETVDIAVGESGLTPVDGVVPRDIDGDGIHEDFNANGKLDFPDVNRFFQQTDSAAVQDHVGAYDLTGDAIVDQQDVLALFEAV; encoded by the coding sequence ATGACTGACCGATCGGGGGACGACGGACCGCAGAGTGTGACACGCCGACGCGTACTGGGAACGCTCGCCGCCATCGCGGCGGGGTCGAGCGGCCTCGCGGCGGGCGCGACCCAGGTATCCGGCTTGGTCGATAAGATGTCGATCGACCAGAAGGTCCACATGGTGCACGGCCACGACAAAAGAGACGCGACGGGGTGGATCGCGCCACTGCACGACCTTGGCATTCCGGGGATCAGAATGTTCGACGGGCCGGTCGGCGTTCGGACCGAATCCGAGACCCCGATGACCGCGTTTCCGGCGTCGATCGCCGCCGCGGCGTCGTTCGATCCCGAGTTGATGGAACGACAGGGTCGGGCGATGGGTCGGGAGGCCAAAGCGGTCGATGCCCACCAACTGCTCGGGCCAGCGTTGAACATCCAGCGCGTGCCCGTCTGTGGGCGCAACTTCGAGTACTACAGCGAAGATCCGTTGCTCACTGCCGCGATGGCGGCCGCGAGCACGCGCGGGATCCAGTCCGAAGACGTCGTCGCGACGCCGAAACACTTCGCGGCGAACACCCAGGAGACACGCCGCAAGTACGTCAGTTCCGAGGTGAGCGAGCGCGCGCTTCGTGAGATCTATCTCCCGGGCTACCGGGCGACCGTCGAGGCGGGCGCGCTCTCGATGATGTCGGCGTACAACCGGGTCAACGGCACGTACTGCACCGAACACGAGGTTCTCCTCTCGGACGTGCTGAAAGACGAATGGGGATTCGAGGGCTTCGTCGTCTCGGACTGGGGCGCGATGGGCAGTACCGTCGACAGCGCGCTCGCGGGCCAGGACGTCGAGATGTGGGAAGACGAGTATTACGGGGCTGACCTTCGCCGTGCGGTCGAGAACGGCGAGGTGCCCGAATCACAGCTCGACGAGATGGTCACACGGGTCCTCACGGCGTTTGCCGAGACGGGCCATCTCGACGGGTCGATCGGCCCGGGCGAACGCAACACGACCGCCCATCGGGACCTCGCCCGTGAGATCGCTGAAGAAGGTGCGACACTGCTGAAAAACGACGGCGCGCTGCCCATCGATCCCGACGCGGTCGATCGGATCGGCGTCGTCGGGCGTGCGATCGACGACGCGCTCGTGGGCGGTGGCGGCGCGGCGGAGGTCACGCCGGCCGATACCGTCAGTCCGCTGGAGGGCATCCAGGAGTTCGTCGACGGGCGCGCGGAGATCCGGACGGGTCGCGATCCGAGTTCGGCGGCCCGGGTCGCGAGCGAGGCCGACGTCACACTGGCCTTTGGCCAGGTGTACTCTTCGGAGTTCGAGGATCGCTCGGACATGCACCTCGAACGGCGTGACGACGAATTGATCCAGCAGGCCGCGTCGAGTGGGCCCACCGTCGCGGTCGTGCACATTCCGGGGCCGATCGTGATGCCGTGGGTCGACGACGTCGACGGGGTGCTCTCGATGTGGTATCCGGGCATGGAGGACGGCACCGCGACGGCGAACGTCGTCTTCGGGGACTGCGACCCGGGCGGGAAACTCCCGACGACGTTCGGACAGTCCTTCGACGATTACCCCGTCTCCGAGCAGCGGCAGTACCCGGGCGAGAACGATCGGGTCCACTTCGACGAAGGCGTGTTCGTCGGCTATCGACACTTCGACGCGGCGGGCGTCGACCCGCTCTATCCGTTCGGGCACGGCCTCTCGTATACGGAGTTCGCGATCGAGGTGGTCGACGCGCCCGCAGGATACGACCCGACGACCGAGGATCGCGCGACGGTCTCCGTCGAAGTGACCAACACCGGGTCGGTCGCGGGCAGCGAGGTCGTCCAGGTGTACGTCGAGGAGCGCGACCCGGCGGTCGAGCGCCCGCCGAAAGAACTCTCGGGCTTCCAGAAAGTCCGTCTCGACCCGGGGACGGCGACGACAGTCGAGATCGATCTCGATCGCTCGGCGTTCGCGTATTTCGACCCGGACGCTCGCGCGTGGGCCGTCGATGACGGCCAGTTCCGGATTCACGTCGGGGCGTCCTCTCGGGACGTTCGCGAGACCGTCGATATCGCGGTCGGGGAGAGCGGCTTGACGCCAGTCGACGGGGTCGTGCCTCGCGATATCGACGGCGACGGCATCCACGAGGACTTCAACGCGAACGGTAAACTCGACTTCCCGGACGTCAACCGCTTCTTCCAGCAGACCGACTCCGCCGCGGTCCAGGACCACGTCGGTGCGTACGACCTCACGGGCGACGCCATCGTCGACCAACAGGACGTGCTCGCGCTGTTCGAGGCGGTCTGA
- a CDS encoding twin-arginine translocation signal domain-containing protein — MTEQTQSIDSVEQTPERGSRQNRREFLKTTAGAGALLTIGGTAAVSTVSGAEKPTVELTPTVVQEGTGGSTTVQVELSHAPAGLAGFNLTFTSDDTDVATIDEEFVFSSVTINEDSDPIDLGKLWGEYNTDDTSSPFVTIDGPGSVSGRTLDFGYEIWPGDTGIEMVEFTVNHAGTGTANIGVEVNNLSSAPDGSTKTSWEYPADLDDAYKGGYDESTYTVESMMLTNESGSTSTEVIGPDQTPTDTETPTDTETPTDTETPTDTETPTDTETPTDTETPTDTETPTETETTTDGSVDMPTIDVDLAETDSGYGATLTLTEAPNGLSGYEMTVSLSDTSVVEVATGRGTDSATYPSAFSTVSSTSVSSDASAVTIKASDSAGEFGAGATDVELATVNLVSTGSGTASLSTEIGTLQNSDGDEIDLAPGFGTATISDGTPEETTTEEPTPEETTTETPLDQVPLRVVAGSVSAGETTTAEVVMDSAPMGVSGFDFTVEVSDTSLATISDVSPALSETDPDFVDKTVASDGSSAFLKVGDTNKVVGESESQVVLATVDLQAADADGTVTLSLSDAMVTSDRRTGESAISGTEDGQLTVEGTDPTPTDPEPTPTDPEPTPTDPEPGIVEQYMQIKEPKDELQPSEVMEAKGDYLIGDISLEDAVTVMRAYFF, encoded by the coding sequence ATGACAGAACAAACTCAGTCGATCGATTCTGTGGAACAGACACCCGAACGCGGCTCGCGACAGAACCGTCGCGAGTTCTTGAAGACGACAGCCGGTGCGGGGGCACTGCTGACCATTGGGGGCACGGCAGCTGTCTCGACCGTCAGCGGCGCCGAGAAACCGACCGTCGAACTGACTCCGACGGTCGTTCAGGAGGGTACCGGGGGTTCGACGACGGTGCAGGTCGAACTCTCGCACGCGCCCGCTGGCCTCGCCGGTTTCAACCTCACCTTCACGTCGGACGACACCGACGTGGCGACCATCGACGAGGAGTTCGTCTTCTCGTCGGTCACGATCAACGAGGACTCCGATCCGATCGACCTCGGCAAGCTCTGGGGAGAATACAACACTGACGACACATCGTCGCCGTTCGTGACGATCGACGGGCCGGGGAGTGTGTCCGGTCGAACGCTCGACTTCGGCTACGAGATCTGGCCCGGCGACACGGGCATCGAGATGGTGGAGTTCACGGTCAACCACGCGGGAACGGGGACCGCCAACATCGGTGTCGAGGTCAACAACCTCTCCTCGGCGCCCGATGGGTCCACGAAGACGAGTTGGGAGTATCCGGCCGACCTCGACGACGCCTACAAGGGTGGGTACGACGAGAGCACGTACACCGTCGAGTCGATGATGCTGACGAACGAGTCCGGGTCCACGTCCACCGAGGTCATCGGCCCTGACCAGACGCCGACGGATACTGAAACGCCGACGGATACTGAAACGCCGACGGATACTGAAACGCCGACGGATACTGAAACGCCGACGGATACTGAAACGCCGACGGATACTGAAACGCCGACGGATACTGAAACGCCGACGGAGACGGAGACGACGACAGACGGGTCCGTCGACATGCCGACGATCGACGTCGACCTGGCCGAGACCGACTCGGGCTACGGCGCGACCCTGACGCTGACCGAAGCGCCGAACGGGCTCTCGGGGTACGAGATGACTGTCTCGCTCAGCGACACGAGCGTCGTCGAGGTCGCCACCGGGCGCGGAACGGACTCCGCGACGTACCCGTCGGCGTTCTCCACTGTCAGCTCCACGAGTGTCTCATCGGACGCGTCGGCGGTCACGATCAAGGCGAGCGACTCGGCCGGCGAGTTCGGTGCGGGTGCGACCGACGTCGAACTGGCGACGGTCAACCTCGTGAGCACGGGCAGCGGGACGGCCTCGCTCTCGACCGAGATCGGCACACTGCAGAACAGCGACGGTGACGAGATCGACCTCGCGCCCGGCTTCGGGACGGCGACGATCTCCGACGGCACGCCCGAAGAGACGACGACCGAGGAGCCCACGCCCGAAGAGACCACGACGGAGACCCCGCTCGATCAGGTTCCGCTGCGGGTCGTCGCCGGCAGCGTGTCCGCTGGCGAGACCACGACCGCGGAGGTCGTCATGGACAGCGCGCCCATGGGTGTCTCCGGGTTCGACTTCACCGTCGAGGTCTCCGACACCTCGCTCGCGACGATCTCCGACGTGAGTCCCGCTCTGAGCGAGACCGATCCGGACTTCGTCGACAAAACGGTCGCCTCCGACGGCAGCAGTGCCTTCCTGAAAGTCGGAGACACCAACAAAGTGGTCGGTGAGTCCGAATCGCAGGTCGTCCTCGCGACCGTCGACCTGCAGGCCGCCGACGCCGACGGTACCGTGACGCTGTCGCTGTCCGACGCGATGGTCACGAGCGACCGTCGGACCGGTGAGTCGGCTATCTCCGGGACCGAGGACGGTCAGCTCACGGTCGAGGGCACCGACCCGACGCCGACCGATCCGGAACCGACGCCGACCGATCCGGAACCGACGCCGACCGATCCGGAACCTGGCATCGTCGAGCAGTACATGCAGATCAAAGAGCCCAAAGACGAGCTCCAGCCCTCCGAAGTCATGGAGGCCAAGGGTGACTACCTGATTGGTGACATCTCGCTCGAAGACGCTGTCACTGTGATGAGGGCGTACTTCTTCTGA
- a CDS encoding DUF7345 domain-containing protein, whose product MALVTLIVVAGGSASIAAGQAGGSDALSADEVRITVEVQPNGTAIWTVEYHYRLGTENRSAAFDRLQDRLVADRSNYVGSVRSDVERTVGAVENATGRSMAVESVSVDARRQSVPREAGLVVHRFEWSGFAVVDDSTVHAGEPLRGFYIGPRTQLTVEAPAGYEIERVDPAPDDREDGALVWTGGRFDASEPQIVFTASEGGPPPLPSVAGLVAVSVGVGSITVVRRRRNREAGAEDSESSAATTTEDPADQPPTPLSNEEHVQWVLERHDGRVKQQVLAEECGWGDSKTSKVVRRLAEAGTIEVFRLGRENVITAQEHTDD is encoded by the coding sequence ATGGCTCTGGTTACGCTGATCGTCGTCGCTGGTGGGTCTGCGAGCATCGCGGCCGGCCAGGCCGGCGGTTCGGACGCCCTCTCGGCGGACGAGGTTCGGATCACCGTCGAGGTCCAGCCCAACGGCACTGCGATCTGGACGGTCGAGTATCACTATCGCCTCGGGACGGAGAACCGATCGGCGGCGTTCGATCGCCTGCAGGATCGCCTCGTTGCGGACCGGTCGAACTACGTCGGATCCGTCCGGTCGGACGTCGAACGGACTGTCGGGGCGGTCGAGAACGCGACTGGCCGATCGATGGCCGTCGAGTCCGTCTCCGTCGATGCACGCCGCCAGTCGGTGCCCCGGGAGGCGGGGCTGGTGGTCCACCGCTTCGAGTGGTCGGGCTTCGCGGTCGTCGACGATTCGACCGTCCACGCGGGTGAACCGCTGCGCGGATTCTACATCGGCCCACGGACGCAACTGACCGTCGAGGCGCCGGCGGGCTACGAAATCGAGCGTGTCGACCCAGCGCCCGATGACCGCGAGGACGGTGCGCTGGTCTGGACCGGCGGTCGGTTCGATGCCTCCGAACCGCAGATCGTCTTCACCGCGAGCGAAGGCGGCCCACCCCCTCTTCCGAGCGTCGCGGGCCTGGTCGCCGTCAGCGTCGGCGTGGGATCGATCACGGTCGTGCGCCGCCGCCGGAATCGCGAGGCTGGGGCCGAGGATAGCGAGTCGTCCGCCGCGACGACCACCGAGGATCCGGCCGATCAGCCGCCGACGCCGCTGAGCAACGAAGAACACGTGCAGTGGGTCCTGGAGCGCCACGACGGCCGCGTGAAACAGCAGGTGCTCGCGGAGGAGTGTGGCTGGGGCGATTCGAAGACCAGCAAAGTCGTCCGCCGACTGGCCGAGGCGGGGACGATCGAGGTGTTCAGACTCGGCCGCGAGAACGTTATCACCGCCCAGGAGCACACCGATGATTGA
- a CDS encoding putative sodium/potassium/calcium exchanger has product MSAKQTTKRFGRAVALVTLLLVAAAGAGVTAADPDGIWAENATNADANATDAGFDFWDDETEVPDEAETDEDNESEEDAETPDPEDVETPDVEAPDDDAPDAEENESADEDSESEKPEFAHNWSAEKPDEMNWSEDAEDRRAWAQEKADEANESDENESDDAGPDWTWSDRFDVEDDDTDDSHAPPWAGEENDSEDANESEDDSAPPWADDGEAPEFDDDENESDEAPEAPWDDENESEDAEDEDENDEAPENPWEDNDSDDEEPWADNPSEDAPEVETPDDNESEETPEVETPDDNESEETPEVETPDDNESEETPEVETPEDDESEETPEVETPEDDESDEEIEMPDGNETDLGGNESDLPDGVNATLA; this is encoded by the coding sequence ATGTCTGCGAAACAAACGACGAAACGGTTCGGACGGGCGGTCGCACTGGTCACGCTCTTGCTCGTGGCCGCTGCGGGGGCGGGTGTCACGGCAGCCGACCCCGACGGCATCTGGGCCGAGAACGCAACGAACGCCGACGCGAACGCGACGGACGCGGGCTTCGACTTCTGGGACGACGAGACCGAGGTCCCTGACGAGGCTGAGACGGACGAGGACAACGAGTCCGAGGAAGACGCGGAGACACCGGACCCCGAGGACGTCGAGACGCCAGACGTCGAGGCACCGGACGACGACGCGCCGGACGCTGAGGAGAACGAATCCGCCGACGAGGACTCGGAGAGCGAGAAGCCCGAGTTCGCTCACAACTGGTCCGCGGAGAAACCCGACGAGATGAACTGGTCCGAGGACGCCGAGGACCGTCGCGCCTGGGCCCAGGAGAAGGCTGACGAGGCGAACGAGTCCGACGAGAACGAGTCTGACGACGCGGGCCCCGACTGGACCTGGAGCGACCGATTCGACGTCGAGGACGACGACACCGACGACAGCCACGCCCCGCCGTGGGCGGGCGAGGAGAACGACTCCGAGGACGCGAACGAGTCCGAAGACGACAGCGCACCGCCGTGGGCTGACGACGGCGAGGCGCCTGAGTTCGACGACGACGAGAACGAGTCCGACGAGGCTCCCGAAGCGCCCTGGGACGACGAAAACGAGTCCGAGGACGCTGAAGACGAGGACGAAAACGACGAGGCTCCCGAGAACCCCTGGGAAGACAACGACTCCGACGACGAGGAGCCCTGGGCGGACAACCCCTCCGAGGACGCACCTGAGGTCGAGACGCCCGACGACAACGAGTCCGAGGAGACGCCTGAGGTCGAGACGCCCGACGACAACGAGTCCGAGGAGACGCCTGAGGTCGAGACGCCCGACGACAACGAGTCCGAGGAGACGCCTGAGGTCGAGACGCCCGAAGACGACGAGTCCGAGGAGACGCCTGAGGTCGAGACGCCCGAGGACGACGAGTCCGACGAAGAAATCGAGATGCCTGACGGCAACGAGACGGACCTCGGTGGCAACGAGTCCGACCTGCCGGACGGCGTGAACGCGACGCTCGCGTAA
- a CDS encoding MBL fold metallo-hydrolase gives MAVTNLTADADVFTSNAFLVTGAETTLVDPGADPAIVDALRARVDTLDRIVVTHQDSDHVDQLGAVVEAFDPAVYTAAEHPHRTHTLASGDELLVGDETVRVVETPGHADDHVSLVGSDALYSGDVVVYADGAFDDGSFGRTDRPYQSRERLIESIERLIDVTPASVAALYPGHGPSYEGDVRAVLDRALERAERREPKYD, from the coding sequence ATGGCCGTCACGAACCTCACTGCCGACGCGGACGTGTTCACCTCGAACGCCTTTCTGGTGACCGGCGCGGAGACCACCCTCGTCGATCCGGGCGCCGACCCAGCGATCGTCGACGCGCTCCGCGCGCGAGTCGACACGCTCGATCGGATCGTCGTGACCCACCAGGACAGCGATCACGTCGACCAACTCGGTGCGGTCGTCGAGGCGTTCGATCCCGCGGTGTACACCGCCGCCGAGCACCCCCACCGGACGCACACACTCGCAAGCGGTGACGAACTCCTCGTCGGTGACGAGACGGTGCGCGTCGTCGAAACACCGGGCCACGCCGACGATCACGTCTCGCTGGTCGGTTCGGACGCGCTGTACAGCGGCGACGTGGTGGTGTACGCCGACGGCGCGTTCGACGACGGCAGTTTCGGCCGGACCGACCGCCCGTATCAGTCCCGCGAACGACTCATCGAGTCGATCGAGCGACTGATCGACGTGACGCCCGCGAGCGTCGCGGCGCTCTATCCGGGCCACGGGCCGAGTTACGAGGGGGACGTTCGAGCGGTCCTCGACCGAGCGCTCGAACGGGCCGAGCGACGCGAACCGAAATACGACTGA
- a CDS encoding 50S ribosomal protein L40e — MPAFGPATERTLEKMICMKCNARNPKKADRCRKCGYGRLRPKATESRST, encoded by the coding sequence ATGCCAGCATTCGGCCCCGCGACCGAACGGACGCTCGAAAAGATGATCTGCATGAAATGCAACGCGCGAAATCCCAAGAAGGCAGATCGCTGCCGCAAGTGTGGCTACGGTCGTCTGCGCCCGAAAGCCACGGAATCGCGTTCGACCTGA
- a CDS encoding MATE family efflux transporter — MYRYANPVWLAIHLVGRALSRLGLIDAHRARRTTDLAWPRVVTGIARMSKNAADAAMVGIGVGSLAINGLGYAGPYWGLTFAVGGGLASGTIALVSQRFGADDPEALGEAVRASAVTVLVATIPLALVFGLFARPLIAVLGSDPTTIAYGASYLRVVALGVPFAGLSLIASRVLIGANDARTPMLIRTAGATLNVGLNAVLIFGLGPAPALGVVGAAGATVLANALVATTFAVGIALGWLPLIGALPVQVSPRGRYLLVGTIHDIVSIGTPAVGRNATWTVARFPMLAIVTLFGPATLTAYVVARRIWGLLNTPGWGFGLAASSLVGQHLGTDEEEQAAAYGREITIFSVGTYVVAAGLVALFARPIVGLFVERGDPAIPIAVALVYAACLAIVPQGVASAIAGALDATGDTVWPFISKAIGTIVVALPLAYLGAITPLGVLGLYLAFLAETVIPAAINYSRFATGKWRAISRQYRPD; from the coding sequence GTGTACCGCTACGCCAACCCCGTCTGGCTCGCGATCCACCTCGTCGGCCGTGCTCTCTCTCGACTCGGTCTGATCGACGCCCACCGCGCGCGGCGGACGACCGATCTGGCCTGGCCGCGCGTCGTCACCGGCATCGCGCGGATGTCGAAGAACGCCGCGGACGCGGCGATGGTCGGCATCGGCGTCGGCTCGCTCGCGATCAACGGGCTCGGGTACGCCGGGCCGTACTGGGGGCTCACCTTCGCGGTCGGCGGCGGCCTCGCGAGCGGGACGATCGCCCTCGTCAGCCAGCGGTTCGGGGCCGACGATCCCGAGGCGCTGGGTGAGGCCGTGCGCGCGAGTGCGGTTACGGTCCTCGTCGCGACGATTCCACTCGCGCTCGTCTTTGGCCTCTTCGCCCGCCCGCTGATCGCCGTCCTCGGCTCGGATCCGACGACGATCGCCTACGGCGCGAGCTATCTCCGGGTCGTCGCGCTGGGCGTCCCCTTCGCCGGCCTGAGCCTGATCGCGAGTCGCGTCCTCATCGGGGCCAACGACGCGCGGACGCCGATGCTGATCCGGACGGCGGGCGCGACGCTGAACGTCGGGCTCAACGCCGTGTTGATCTTCGGGCTGGGGCCCGCCCCGGCGCTGGGTGTCGTCGGTGCGGCGGGGGCGACCGTGCTCGCGAACGCCCTCGTCGCCACGACCTTCGCGGTTGGGATCGCTCTCGGGTGGCTTCCCCTGATCGGGGCGCTGCCGGTCCAGGTCTCTCCGCGCGGCCGCTATCTCCTCGTCGGAACGATTCACGACATCGTCTCGATCGGGACGCCCGCCGTCGGTCGGAACGCCACCTGGACGGTCGCGCGCTTTCCGATGCTCGCGATCGTGACGCTGTTCGGCCCGGCGACGCTGACCGCCTACGTCGTCGCGCGGCGGATCTGGGGCCTCCTCAATACGCCGGGGTGGGGCTTTGGCCTCGCGGCGTCGAGTCTGGTCGGCCAGCATCTGGGCACCGACGAGGAAGAGCAGGCGGCGGCGTACGGCCGTGAGATCACGATCTTCTCGGTCGGGACGTACGTCGTCGCGGCGGGGCTGGTCGCGCTGTTCGCGCGTCCGATCGTCGGCCTGTTCGTCGAACGGGGCGATCCAGCGATCCCGATCGCCGTCGCACTGGTCTATGCGGCCTGTCTCGCGATCGTCCCCCAGGGGGTCGCGAGCGCGATCGCTGGTGCGCTCGACGCGACCGGCGACACCGTCTGGCCGTTCATCTCGAAGGCGATCGGGACGATCGTCGTCGCGCTCCCGCTGGCGTATCTCGGTGCGATCACGCCGCTGGGCGTTCTCGGCCTGTATCTGGCCTTCCTCGCGGAGACCGTCATCCCCGCGGCGATCAACTATTCGCGGTTCGCGACCGGGAAGTGGCGGGCGATCAGCCGGCAGTATCGGCCCGACTGA
- a CDS encoding tryptophan--tRNA ligase, translated as MTEDTGTPTDARTDGGTTGADDVTLDPWGSSTIADYRKLFEEFGIEAFDALLDAVPEPHYLMRRGVIFGQRDYRPVARAMREDDPFAVLSGFMPTGDPHIGHKLVFDEIIWHQEQGGDAYAVIADLEANAARGLSWAAIDEHTKNYLLSLLALGFDPEDGTLYRQSENRALQDLAFELGAEANLSELDAIYGFGGDTEVSHVQSVLTQMADILYPQLDAPKPTVIPVGPDQDPHIRLARDLAARTRFFGVTEAYASFATDDDERAILADAYETLIARDPDATVRCEDAARLLETDRQGHDAVRDRVITMLNEAGKEPLRPRVRFLDRNATDEAFEALVESIDGEKRVYDAHVDAFEMDHGAAETLARELELDHGGHGFQLPSSIYHRFMTGLTGGKMSSSEPASHISLLEPPESGKDKVLSATTGGRTTAEEQRELGGEPDDCPVYELYAYLLAGDDDALATEVYEECLGGDRLCGGCKQQAADLMEAFLDDHQDKRDEWADRLDELDIEQTSSRR; from the coding sequence ATGACTGAGGACACTGGGACTCCGACCGACGCACGCACTGACGGGGGCACGACCGGGGCCGACGACGTCACGCTCGACCCCTGGGGCTCCTCGACGATCGCGGACTACCGCAAACTGTTCGAGGAGTTCGGCATCGAGGCGTTCGACGCGCTCCTCGACGCGGTTCCGGAGCCACACTATCTGATGCGCCGGGGCGTCATCTTCGGGCAGCGCGACTACCGCCCGGTCGCGCGTGCCATGCGCGAGGACGATCCCTTCGCCGTGCTCTCGGGATTCATGCCGACCGGCGACCCGCACATCGGGCACAAACTCGTCTTCGACGAGATCATCTGGCACCAGGAGCAGGGCGGGGACGCCTACGCCGTGATCGCGGACCTGGAGGCCAACGCCGCCCGCGGGCTCTCCTGGGCCGCAATCGACGAGCACACGAAAAACTACCTGCTCAGCCTGCTCGCGCTGGGGTTCGACCCCGAGGACGGCACGCTGTATCGGCAGTCCGAGAACCGCGCACTTCAGGATCTCGCCTTCGAGTTGGGCGCGGAGGCCAACCTCTCGGAACTCGACGCGATCTACGGATTCGGTGGCGACACCGAGGTCAGCCACGTCCAGAGCGTCCTCACCCAGATGGCCGACATCCTCTATCCGCAACTCGACGCACCGAAGCCGACGGTGATCCCCGTCGGGCCCGACCAGGACCCCCACATCCGGTTGGCGCGCGATCTGGCCGCGCGCACTCGATTTTTCGGCGTGACCGAGGCGTACGCGAGTTTCGCGACCGACGACGACGAGCGCGCGATCCTCGCCGACGCTTACGAGACGCTTATCGCGCGCGATCCCGACGCGACCGTGCGGTGTGAGGACGCGGCCCGCCTGCTCGAAACCGACCGTCAGGGCCACGACGCCGTCCGCGATCGGGTGATCACGATGCTCAACGAGGCGGGCAAGGAACCGCTCCGCCCGCGCGTGCGCTTTCTCGATCGCAACGCGACCGACGAGGCCTTCGAGGCGCTCGTCGAATCCATCGACGGCGAGAAACGCGTTTACGACGCCCACGTCGACGCCTTCGAGATGGACCACGGGGCTGCCGAAACCCTCGCCCGCGAACTCGAACTCGACCACGGCGGGCACGGCTTCCAACTGCCCTCCTCGATCTATCACCGGTTCATGACCGGGCTGACCGGTGGGAAGATGTCCTCTTCGGAGCCCGCGAGTCACATCTCGCTGCTCGAACCCCCCGAATCGGGCAAAGACAAGGTGCTCTCCGCGACGACGGGGGGACGGACGACCGCCGAAGAACAGCGCGAACTCGGTGGCGAACCTGACGACTGTCCGGTCTACGAACTGTACGCCTACCTGCTCGCGGGTGACGACGACGCGTTGGCGACCGAGGTCTACGAGGAGTGTCTCGGCGGGGATCGGCTGTGTGGTGGCTGCAAACAGCAGGCTGCCGACCTGATGGAGGCGTTCCTCGACGACCATCAGGACAAGCGCGACGAGTGGGCCGATCGGCTCGACGAACTGGACATCGAACAAACCTCGAGTCGCCGGTAA
- a CDS encoding cyclophilin-like family protein gives MVVGPDWAAPAVARLADDRSIEGDRVRTAGMADLTVQVADHDLDADWVDQNAALRDALAAASPVGGRATRWGAELYVGVPLDAEAAATATIVDPGTVAYWPTGDALCLFWGPTPASDDDRPQAAGPVAPLARLRDIDPLAAIDGDATLTVRV, from the coding sequence ATGGTCGTCGGCCCGGACTGGGCGGCCCCGGCGGTCGCACGCCTCGCGGACGACCGATCGATTGAGGGCGATCGCGTCCGGACCGCCGGTATGGCCGATCTCACCGTCCAGGTCGCAGACCACGACCTCGACGCCGACTGGGTCGATCAGAACGCCGCGCTGCGTGACGCACTCGCAGCGGCGAGTCCGGTCGGCGGGCGGGCGACACGCTGGGGCGCAGAACTGTACGTCGGCGTTCCCCTCGACGCCGAGGCGGCGGCGACGGCGACGATCGTCGACCCCGGAACGGTCGCGTACTGGCCGACCGGCGACGCGCTCTGTCTGTTCTGGGGGCCGACGCCCGCGAGCGACGACGACCGCCCGCAGGCCGCCGGACCGGTCGCGCCGCTGGCCCGTCTTCGCGATATCGACCCGCTGGCGGCGATCGACGGCGACGCGACGCTGACCGTCAGGGTGTGA